A stretch of DNA from Zonotrichia albicollis isolate bZonAlb1 chromosome 17, bZonAlb1.hap1, whole genome shotgun sequence:
AGCACACAAACTCAGTCACAGCCAGCTTCAGTGGTACAGAGAATTGTGACAATCAGTGAGCAGTGCTGATCCAGGGAATGCACACTGGGATCAGCCAGGTCAGGAAAACCGAGTGGGGCACTAATCACAGCTGAGTGTGATGGCATCTCAGACTAATTGGATTTCCCTTTGGGGACTTCCTGAGGCTTACTCTAGCAGTTCTGGCAGTGAGTTCTCCCTCGTTGTGAAAAGCCATTACTCATTCATAGGACAAATTGACAGCTCCATTAGCAGAAGAtaaagggaggaaggaaggatggtCTCATGGCTGAGAAGCCTGGGACCCAGGAGATCGATATTTAACTCTGCCACAAACTACCTGGGAGGCTGTTTTAAGTTGTGTGGGGCTTAGTGTAACCAGCCATTAAAGCCACACTTAAATCTGTTAACATAACTTCTTTCTCTGCCTTCAACTGCTCTGCTTCTGTGTGATTTAAGTTGCTGGGTTTGTACAGCATCTAAAACAACAAGGCTGTGACCACAGAGACAATATAAGTAAAAATAAGTAGTGATCAACTTGCATGTGTGATCAACTTCAGGAAGAAATTTATTCTTGCTTATTAAGCTCTTCCCTTATTGTTTCATGAGCATGGGTCATATTTTATCTTCTCTTCACACACAAATGGCCTAATACCAGGAGTTGGGTGCTATTTTTGCAGGCAGGTGACAAACACCCAAATTAAACAcagctttcctttccctttttgcaGTAGATCAAGAGTATCTTCAAAACTCCATGAGGGAGTCTGTCATTTTTGGGTAACAGAAAACAAATGCCAGAAAGGATGATGCAAAAAATTGCTCTGTATTTTCCCCCTTGCAGTATCCAGTGCACTGGCAATGGCTGCAGAGTTGGATTTCTCCCCACCTGAGATCCCTGAGCCCACGTTCATGGAGAACGTGCTACGCTATGGACTCTTCTTTGGGGCCATTTTCCAGCTGATCTGTGTGCTGGCCATCATCCTGCCCGTGTCCAAGTCCCACAAGGCAGTGAGTAGTGCTCTTTAATATTGATATAAatgggcagagccagggaaaaCAGGATGGGAGGGAATGTGGAGTGGCTAATGGAGACATAGCTGCCCCTGGGATTGGTGACAGTTTCATTGTTcattctccttccttccctttggCTTTCCCTGCACCAGCTTGTGTCTTCTGATTTACCACCAGATAGGAAAGTCAGGAACAAATATCTGAGCCAGGATCTCTCTTAATATCAGTGAAAAAAGCAACCTGAAGCACTGACAAGGTGCTAAATGCATGTGCAGTTCCTGGCTGCAAGAGAAGGCTTTGTCCCAACCCATATCGTCATCCTGCTGCTGATTTCCTTCATTAATTGCCAGGCAGGACAtcccctggcaggagctgccttcAGGACATGACTCTGGGCTTGAGTTTGTGTCTGATTTCTAGAAGCAAAGTGCAGGTGAGATTTCTGGTATATCCTAAAGGTGAGAAAAGCAGTTTTCAGGACTGACATCTCATCCTGCTGCAGTTGGCACAGGAGAAGTTGAAAGGGAAAGGTTGAGGTGAAGTTGAAGTTGAGGTGAGCTGTTCTTCTAGACTCAGGGATGTCCTGCATCTCCCTGGCTTTCTTCATTAAATAGAAAATGTCTTTGGTGCTGAGGACAGGTATTTCAGTGCTGCAAGGTGATCAGGATGCAGGTTGGGTGCTTTGATACAGATGTTCATGGTATATTTTCAGTAACAACTCAGCATggggagttttgttttcagactCTTTATTTCCATGTTTGCTCCCTCCTGTGCAGAGGAAGCCTGGAAATTTTCAACCTCTTGGGGGAAGGGAACGCCCCAGGATGAGGCACAGAGTGAAGGATGAAGTTCATAACCCAGTTTTTCCACACATTTCTTTAACTGCTGCTGTGATGTGATGCTGTCCTGCCATGGGTCATGCTCCCTCCTGCTCGTCCTGCCACAGGAACAGGCAGTTGTTGGACACCATGCCAGTGGCATTGCAAGTCTTAGAATCTTAGAATCATtcaagttggaaaagacctccaagatcattgagtccaacctttgcACTGTTACTCTGCAGCCACCACCCCTTGTCAGGATCCTTCATTTCCCCAGTAAATTTTTGAGAAATACCAAAAATAGGCAACCCTGTTCTTGAAAGTTGGAAAGAGTGAGAGCTTTGGTCTGGAGTGGGAAACTGGAG
This window harbors:
- the MANBAL gene encoding protein MANBAL; the protein is MAAELDFSPPEIPEPTFMENVLRYGLFFGAIFQLICVLAIILPVSKSHKADSDSFEPKNSEPVKKPKATAPQISKKPKKETKKKR